A part of Natator depressus isolate rNatDep1 chromosome 18, rNatDep2.hap1, whole genome shotgun sequence genomic DNA contains:
- the HES5 gene encoding transcription factor HES-5, producing MAPNTISLEILTSKEKNRLRKPIVEKLRRDRINSSIEQLKLLLEEEFQRHQPNSKLEKADILEMTVSYLKYSQNFASTSTSLQQDYSEGYSWCLKEALQFLSLHSANTETQMKLLCHFQRPKVTAKDSNSPAPSSAAHQMSAKQAALKPTSRLWRPW from the exons ATGGCACCCAACACTATCTCACTGGAAATCTTAACATCCAAAGAGAAAAACAGA CTGAGAAAGCCGATTGTAGAGAAGCTGCGCCGGGACCGGATTAACAGTAGCATCGAGCAGCTGAAACTCCTGCTGGAGGAGGAGTTCCAGAGACACCAGCCCAACTCCAAGCTGGAGAAAGCTGACATCCTGGAGATGACTGTCAGCTACCTAAAATACAGTCAAA ATTTTGCATCCACTTCTACAAGCCTGCAGCAGGATTACAGTGAAGGGTATTCCTGGTGCCTCAAAGAGGCTCTGCAGTTCTTGTCTCTCCATTCTGCGAACACAGAAACCCAGATGAAACTGCTGTGCCACTTCCAAAGGCCTAAAGTTACAGCCAAGGACTCAAATTCTCCAGCTCCATCCTCTGCAGCCCACCAAATGTCTGCAAAACAAGCAGCACTGAAACCCACCAGCAGACTTTGGAGGCCCTGGTAG